A stretch of the Alkalibaculum bacchi genome encodes the following:
- the noc gene encoding nucleoid occlusion protein has protein sequence MESKKLNIQYIPVEFIKPNPYQPRTKFAKGALEDLANSIKEYGVLQPINVRKFNENSYELISGERRLRASKLAGLTEIPAIISEVIEVDSAVMALIENIQRENLNYIEEAESYNQLMSRHNLTQDQIAQKVGKNQSTVANKLRLLRLNHDVRRELLENNLSERHARALLRLPEEDLQKEALQAIISKKLNVKKSEDLIEKIRDNVLNNNHEEKLTKNSRSRIKSFINMRIYLNTIKNAYNEILKTGIQADYKEKDMGDKIEIKITINKK, from the coding sequence ATGGAAAGTAAAAAATTGAATATTCAGTATATACCCGTTGAATTTATTAAGCCAAACCCTTATCAACCTAGGACAAAGTTTGCAAAAGGTGCTTTAGAGGATTTGGCTAATTCCATAAAGGAATACGGTGTACTACAACCTATTAATGTGAGGAAATTCAACGAAAATTCCTATGAATTGATCTCAGGGGAAAGAAGATTAAGAGCATCTAAACTAGCAGGGTTAACTGAGATACCAGCTATTATCAGTGAAGTAATAGAAGTAGATTCTGCTGTAATGGCATTAATTGAAAACATTCAAAGAGAAAATTTAAACTACATAGAAGAAGCAGAGAGCTATAATCAATTAATGTCTAGACACAATTTAACTCAAGATCAAATTGCTCAAAAAGTTGGTAAAAATCAATCTACAGTAGCAAATAAGCTTCGCCTTTTAAGATTAAACCATGATGTAAGAAGAGAATTACTAGAGAATAATCTTTCAGAAAGGCATGCAAGAGCACTACTTCGACTACCAGAAGAAGATTTGCAAAAGGAAGCCCTCCAAGCAATCATAAGTAAAAAACTTAATGTAAAGAAATCTGAAGATCTTATAGAAAAAATACGGGATAATGTACTCAACAATAATCACGAAGAAAAACTCACCAAAAACTCCAGGTCCCGCATTAAAAGTTTCATTAATATGAGAATATATCTAAATACCATAAAAAACGCCTATAATGAAATCTTAAAGACTGGAATACAAGCAGATTACAAAGAAAAAGATATGGGCGATAAAATAGAGATTAAAATAACCATAAATAAGAAATAA
- the rsmG gene encoding 16S rRNA (guanine(527)-N(7))-methyltransferase RsmG, with translation MGEKNVLISTLNQLNIQIKDEQADALLSFMDILLEANKHINLTSITEPEDFILKHIVDSLIMLSRDYVKEGIKVLDLGTGGGFPGIPLKILYPEIQITLVDSVGKKLKFIDDAARNLGIKVELVHERAENLGKNKKYREKYDIVISRAVANMQTLSELCLPLVKVDGLMIASKGPKYNEELDAAKNAMKILGGQVKSIEDCTIPIAELERHVIVIQKTNATPAAYPRKPGMPNKNPL, from the coding sequence ATGGGAGAAAAAAACGTACTTATTAGTACTTTAAACCAACTAAATATTCAAATAAAGGATGAGCAAGCAGATGCGCTCTTATCCTTTATGGATATTTTACTAGAGGCAAACAAACACATTAATTTGACGTCTATTACAGAGCCTGAAGATTTTATTTTAAAACATATTGTAGATTCTTTGATTATGCTCTCTAGAGATTATGTTAAGGAAGGTATTAAAGTGTTGGATCTAGGAACAGGAGGCGGATTTCCTGGTATTCCATTAAAGATTTTATACCCCGAAATTCAAATTACTTTAGTAGATTCTGTAGGCAAAAAACTAAAGTTTATTGACGATGCAGCTAGGAATTTAGGTATAAAAGTAGAATTAGTGCATGAAAGAGCTGAAAATTTAGGAAAAAATAAAAAATATAGAGAAAAATATGATATAGTTATATCAAGAGCTGTTGCAAATATGCAGACTTTGTCGGAACTGTGTTTACCTTTAGTAAAGGTAGATGGTCTCATGATTGCATCCAAGGGTCCAAAATACAATGAAGAATTAGATGCAGCAAAAAACGCTATGAAAATTTTAGGTGGACAAGTGAAATCTATAGAAGATTGTACTATTCCTATTGCAGAGTTAGAAAGACATGTTATTGTCATCCAAAAAACAAATGCTACGCCAGCAGCATATCCTAGGAAGCCTGGAATGCCAAATAAAAACCCTTTGTAG
- a CDS encoding response regulator transcription factor, with the protein MAFKLLLVEDDPEMREIISDFFTEKSGGAFIISMAKTGEEGQQKYAEDEYDLVLLDVMLPEVDGFTICRELRKTSDVPIIFITARHSEEDRLHGYRLGCDDYVIKPFSLAELYAKVTALLKRAKGMIRAEVMVVGSIKLDPYRCIIIVNEEEVELAPIEFAILKILMDNPGQVMSRDIFLTRIWGYDFDGNDRVVDNHIKKLRQALGDASSQIKTVFKKGYKLEGK; encoded by the coding sequence ATGGCATTTAAGCTTCTTTTAGTGGAAGACGATCCAGAGATGAGAGAAATTATTTCAGATTTTTTCACAGAAAAAAGTGGTGGAGCTTTTATTATAAGTATGGCTAAAACTGGAGAAGAGGGTCAACAAAAATATGCTGAGGATGAGTATGACTTGGTGCTTTTAGATGTAATGCTTCCAGAGGTAGATGGATTTACAATTTGTCGAGAACTTAGAAAAACCAGTGATGTACCTATTATCTTTATTACAGCAAGACACAGTGAAGAGGATCGATTACATGGTTATAGGCTTGGATGTGATGACTATGTTATTAAGCCCTTTTCTTTGGCAGAGCTTTATGCTAAAGTAACGGCTTTGTTAAAACGTGCAAAAGGCATGATAAGGGCTGAAGTGATGGTGGTTGGTAGTATAAAATTAGACCCATATAGATGCATCATTATAGTAAATGAAGAAGAAGTAGAATTAGCACCTATAGAGTTTGCTATTCTAAAAATACTTATGGACAATCCTGGTCAAGTGATGAGTCGAGATATATTTCTTACTAGGATTTGGGGATATGATTTTGATGGGAATGATAGGGTCGTAGATAACCACATAAAAAAGCTACGGCAAGCATTAGGTGATGCCTCTTCACAAATTAAGACAGTGTTTAAAAAAGGCTATAAATTGGAGGGAAAGTAA